DNA from Coriobacteriaceae bacterium:
ATGGCCGTGGTGATGATGCCCGAGCCGATCGCCTTGGTCAGCAGCAGGACATCGCCCACGTGCGCGCCGCTGTTGGCGAGCATGCGGTCGAGCGCGACAAAGCCGCTCACAGACAAGCCGTACTTGGGCTCGTCGTCGTTGATGGTGTGACCGCCCGCGATGGAGCAACCCGCCTCGACGCACTTGTCGGCGCCGCCCGCCAGAATCTGGCCGGCAACCTCAACGCCCAGGCAACTGGGTATGCAGAGCAGGTTCATGGCATGGCTCGGTCGTCCACCCATGGCGTAGATGTCCGACAGCGAGTTGGCCGCGGCAATCTGGCCAAACAGGAACGGGTCGTCGACCATCGGTGGAAAGAAGTCGATGGACTGCACGAGCCCCAGGTTCTCCCCTACGCGAAAGACGCTCGCATCGTCGGAGGTATCGAACCCCACGAGCAAGTTGTCGTTATGCACATTGGGTAAATCGCCCAGGACCTGGGCGAGGGCTCCGGGAGCCAACTTAGCGGCTCAACCGCTCGCGGCCGTCATAGACGTGAGCCTAATCTGATCGTCAGCCATCGATACCTCCTCTCATCGGGCAATCATTTTCTCCCAGTATACGCATGAATGCGAGCCTGCGACGGATGCATTAATTGAGCGCCCGTGCGCGAATCGCCGCGCCGATGGCGCCAGCAAAGCGGGCCTGGGGCGACGTAGTCACTGGTGACCCCAGCAGCGCGGCCAACCGCTCCACAACGTAGGTGTTCTCGCACAGACCTCCCGTCAGGTAGTACGGAGCACCCTCCGCCTGCCCGGCCATAGTCGCCACACGCGACACGACGCTTTCGATCACGCCACGCGCAATGTTCTCGCGCGGCTCACCGCGACCGATCAGGCTGATGACCTCGCTTTCGGCAAACACGGTGCACATGCTGGATATCTTGGTGGGCTCGCCGGAACGCGCAAGGTCGGCCATCTGCTGCTGGGTAATGCCCAGGCGGTCGGCCATGATCTCCAGAAAGCGCCCCGTGCCGGCGGCGCACTTGTCGTTCATGGCGAACTTGGCCACGCGGCCGCCCTTGATCGTAATGACCTTAGTGTCCTGACCACCCACATCGATCACGGTACCGTGATCGCCAAACAGGCGCACGGCACCGGTACCGTGGCAGGTGATCTCGGTCACGACCTTGTGCGCATAGGGCACGGCGACACGGCCGTAGCCAGTCGCGACCACGCGAACATCGTCACCCGTCAGGTCATAACCCGCCGCTGCCAGTGCCTCGCGCAACCGCTCGGAAGCATCGACCGAGGAGAACCCGGTTGGCTGCACGCACGTCCACGCCACCGAACCCTCCCCGTCGACCACAGCAGCCTTAGCCGCCGTAGACCCGATATCGATCCCGATCCCTATCATGGCTCTCTCCCAATCTAAACATCAAAGGTAACGGCGCGTTCAGGCGCCTTAGCTCTAGGTTTCTCAGGTGCCGGAGATTGCCCCGAAAGAGGAGCGCAGCGTACTTTGGGTACGCAAGCGACGGTTTGAGGGGCAAAATCCGGTGCCTGAGAAACCTAGAGGGTTTCGATGAAGGCGGCGATGCGGGTCTCGATCTGACCCATGTCGCCGTTGCTGTAGTCGGTCTCGATCTTCATATACGGAATACCCGCGCCCTCGACAGCCTCCTGCATGCGAGCACTCTCCACGTTAAAGGTGTGGCAGGCCTGGAGCACGTTTTCGACCACGCCATCAACGTGATACTTCTCGCACATGGCCAGCGTATTTTCCATACGACCGTCGTTGGGCGTCATGACCGAGCAGTTGATGTCCAGGTAACGGTCGGCGATGGCGCGCAGAATGTCGGGCGCGTCCGGGTCGATCATCATGGCCGCCGTGCGCTCGCCCGAGCAATCGTCCATGCACACGACCACGCCGCCGTTGGACTCGATGGTGCGACCGATCTTGTTGATCACGCCGCCCACCGGGCAACCGGTGATCAGGATGCGCTTGGCATCCGCCGCAACCGGGCGCTCGCCCGCGTCGTAGGCCTCGCGCAGCTTGACGACCTTTTGCTCCAGCTGCTGCGTATAAGCCTCGATATCAAAGCTGAACGTACCGGCAAACATAGTGCTCATCAGGTCGACGCCACTCATGGCCGCCGGCTGGTTGGCCTGCAGCGCAAACATCTCGAGCTGGGCAGCACGCAGGCGATTGCGACGACGGACGGCGGCGCGCAGGTCGTCATCAGTAATCGTAATACCGTAGAAGTTCTCGAGCTCCTCCTTGAGCAGGCGGCACTCCTCGTACCAGCCTTCGCGCTCGTAGGCGCGATCGCGACCCTGCGGCAAGTGCAGAATGTGCGTGCGCTTGAGCTCGTTGAGTAGCTCGTACATCTTCTTCTTGCCGTCGCAGGTGGTCTCGCCGATGATCATGTCGCTAAAGTACGTGAACGGGCACTTTTGCGAATAGGCGAAACCGTACGTCGATTTGATGAGCGGGCAGAGGTTTGCCGGCAGTACCTTCTCGGCCTCGGGAATCACCTCATCGGACGTACCGCACAGAGCGACACTTGCGGCCCCCGCGGCATCAATAATCTCGAGCGGCGTATAGCTGCACAAAAAGCCGACCAGGCGATTACCCGCCTGCTTATAATCCTTGACGCGAATAAACGCCGCCTTGCGCTGCTCGTTGAACTCCTCAAACGTGCGCGGCAACGGCTGCTCAATATTTTCCGACATATAACTCCTTAACAAACCTTTTAACCAACCAAGGAGACGGCTTTCCCAGGTGCCCGAGGTTGCCGTGAAAGAGGAGTCGCCGCGTACTTTGGTACGCAAGCGACGGTTTGAACGGCAAGATCGGATGCCTGGGGAAGCCGCCGGGACGGATATAGCCCTAAATGGTTTCCAAGAAAGCCTCAATCCTGGTTTGCAGTTGGCCTGCATCCTCGCCGGCGTAGTCGGTCGTGATGTGCATAAACGGGATGCCCGCCTCCTCGGCGGCCTTCTCCACGGCAAACGACTCCATCTCGTAGAGCGTGCAGAACTGCAGGGCCACGTCGACGATACCGTCAGCATGCAGGTCCTTGGCCATCTGGACAATGTCCTTCATACGCTGGTCGTTGGGCGTAAAGACGGCGCAGTTGATTTTAAAGTAGCGCTCGGCGATGGCGTCGAGCATCTCGTCGACCGTCTCACCGGACTCGTCGACCAGGTCCTTGTAGTAGCGCGAGCCCGTGCAGGACTCCTCGCCTACCACAACGCCGCCGGCCTTCTCGATAAGGTTGAACAGTTTCCAGTTGGGCACGGCCATGGGCGTACCGGTGTACAGGATGCGCTTGGTGCCCTTGGGCGCCACGCCCTCGCCAGCCTCAACGCGCTGCTCGCACTCAGCCGCCATATCGTTAATGGCGCCGGTCAGACGCGGCGTGTCATCCATAAAGGCGGCCTGAACGGTCAGCAGGCTGTCGAGACCGCTGATGGGCGCCGGATCGGCAGCGCGGGTCGCAGCCAGACGCTGCAGGGCGCGACGCTTCTCGTTGACGGCGTGGGTGGCAGCCTTCAGGCGCTCGGGCGTAATCTTGACGCCGCACTCGTCCTCGATCTTGGCCGCGAGCTTCTTGACCTCGGCCTTCCAGGTCACGAGCGTCGACTCGTCGTGCACGTTGGGGATATCCATGACGTACATGTTCTTTTGCGTGGCAAAGAACTCGTAGGCCTTCTTCTTGCCATCGCAGGTGTTCTCGCCCACCACCAGGTCGCTCGACTCAATGTAGGGGCAGACCTCGCCCAGCTTAAAGCCGGCAAAGCTCTTAATGAGCGGACAGGTGTTGCGCGGCAGATGCTCCTCGACCTTGTCGGTCGCCCAGTCGGCACCCGAGCACAGGCCCACAGGAATGCCGTCACAGGCAAGTACGATCTCCTCGGGCACGTAGACGCAGAACGAACCGACGATCTTGGTGGCCTCGCCGGCCTCCTTCTTGTCGAGCATCTCCTTAATACGGCCACTGTGGATGTTGGTGGCGACAAAATCCAGGTAGGACGTGGACTTGGGGCGATTATTCTGCGTCAGGAACATATCGCCGTACATCTGGCCCACGGCGCCCAGCAGCATGTCGTGGTCGGCAAGATTCATGCCGAGGCTCTCCCACATCGGATGGAAATCAAATTCTTCAGCCATGACGGTTCCCCTCTCGAACCAAAAACGGATAACAGCGGTATCGATGCACGACGGACGGCGATTGCCCGGCCGTGCTCAAACCCGGAATTTTGGGGAACCTGCTTTGCAGCTGATTATTTAGTTGTGCGTCGTCTCGCCCGGAGCCGTGAACATACCTGCTCATATGCGACTCCGAGCCATATATAGGGCGCGCGCGGCAACGCGGCGAATGTATGTCGTCTGCGGCATATGCGCACCCTCCTTTACAAGTTAAGGTCAACTATATCAACGGTCGTCGACCATGCGAACACCGTTGACATTCGTACGACAGCGTCGTGTGCCGTCGTTTAATAAATAATTATCTGCGTTGATAAGAGTTTGTCATCCATCATTCGGCGAACGGCAAGACAAAGCCGCCGAGGCTTATATCCCCGACGGCATTACCCGGCGCTATCGACAAACCAAATGGATCTTACTCGCATCGAAGTGCATGCGCAGCGTCTCGCCTGCTTGCGGCAGCTCGTCGACAGGCACGCCCACCTTGTTGACCTTCCACTGCAGACGTGTGGGCGCATCGACGCGCGGCACGTCCAGCAGCACCAGCCGCTCAAAGCGCGAATCGCTCACACGGGCCACGTGCAAATCATAGCTGTTGCGGCCCCGCTCCGCGCGATTGTCAACATGGAAGTAGCTTGCGCGAATGCCCAGGTACGCCACATCATCGGGAACCTCGCGACCCACGTTAAAGGTCATGCCCCAGTCGAGGGCCTCAACTTCTTCGTCGCCGATCTTGCGCGCCCGGCTTGTGTTCTTGCAGCCCGTCAGGCGCAGTGCCGCCAGCGTCTGCGGACGACGGACCACGTCCTCGATGGAGCCAATCTCCTCAACATGCCCGTCGTGCATCACGCAGATGCGCTGACACAGGCGGCACGCTTCGTCGATGTCGTGGCTCACATAGAGCACGGTACGGTTGCAGACGTCGAACAGGTCGAGCATGTTTTGCTCAAGCGCGCTCTTGAGATACGCATCGAGTGCGCTCATGGGCTCGTCGAACATAAAAATGCCCGGGTGCGCCGCCACCATACGGGCAAGCGCCACGCGTTGCTGCTGCCCGCCCGAGAGTCGCGCGGGGTAGCGATCGACAAAATCGGCCAGACCGAAAATGCCCAGATAGCGCTCGGCGAGCTTTTTGCGCGCGGCGGCGTCGCCAGCATCCTTTACACCGGCGCATACGTTATCGGCCACCGTCATGTTGGGAAACAGCTGATAGTTTTGGAACAACAGGGCGCATTTTCGCTCCTGGGGTGACAGGTTGATGCCAGCCGCCGAGTCAAAAAAGGTCACGCCGTTGACGACGATCTTGCCCTCGTCGGGCGTCTCCACGCCGGCAATGCAGCGCAGTGTGCAGCTCTTGCCACATCCGGAGGCACCGAGCAAGGCCACGCGCTCCTCGCCGGCCTCAAGCTGCATGTCGAGCACAAACCCGGGATAACGTTTCTTAATATCCAGAACGAGCGACATGGCCTATCGACCTCCCTGTAATGCGGCATCATCGCGCATGAGCTCGGCCAGTGCCTCGCGATCGATACGCAAGGCATCACCGCCCGCCGGGTCGAGCGAATCACCCTGTCCGGCGAGATCTTTGGCCTGCTTACGCTCCGCACGGGAAAGGCCCCGCTCGCGGTACTTTTGCGAATGCGCCGTGTACATATTGATGAACAGAATGACCAGGAAACTGAACGCGATTACGACAACGACCCAAAAGAGGGCCACCGACGTATTGCCGCCCATCCACTCAAAATAGATGGCGATGGGAATGGTCTGCGTAATGCCGGCGTAGTTGCCCGCAAAAAACAGGGTGCAGCCAAACTCGCCCATCGCACGGGCAAAGGCGAGCACCGTGCCAGCGGCAATCGAGGGCCAGCCGAGCGGCATCATAAGCCTGGTAAAGATGCGGCGCTCGGACCATCCCAGGGTTCGCGCCGCATCGAGCATCTGCGTGTCGAGGCTCTCGAAGGCTCCGAGCGCCGTGCGGTAGACGAGCGGGAACGACACCACCACGGCAGAGATCACCGCCGCCGGCCAGGTAAAGACAACCGAGATACCGTGCGCGATGAGCCACTGGCCCACCCCGGTCGAGCGGCCAAACAGCATAAGGAGCAGAAAGCCGCAGACCGTGGGCGGCAGCACCATAGGAATCGTAAAGACCGAATCGAGCAGGCCCTTGATGCGACTCGTCGTACCCATGGTCTTCCATGCGGCAAACAGGCCCAGCGCAAAGGAGATCAGCAGGGCAAGGCCGCTCGTTTTAATGGACACCCAAAGCGGGCGATAGTCGATGTCGCCCAAAAAGGAGGCCAGAGAGGTCAAGGGCCCCTGCTCATCCCGCAACACGACGGACGATGCTTCTACCATTTGAGCGCTATCAAGCCAACGCGCGCCGCCCTTGGCATCACCCGAGGCTGATGCAATCACCACATAGCGGTCCCCATCCGCACCGCGCTCGTCAAAGCCATAGGTATACCCGCCGGCATCAAACGTTGTTTCCGCCGTGACATACCAAGGAAGATCCACGTCCCCTAGCTGCGCAC
Protein-coding regions in this window:
- a CDS encoding double-cubane-cluster-containing anaerobic reductase → MSENIEQPLPRTFEEFNEQRKAAFIRVKDYKQAGNRLVGFLCSYTPLEIIDAAGAASVALCGTSDEVIPEAEKVLPANLCPLIKSTYGFAYSQKCPFTYFSDMIIGETTCDGKKKMYELLNELKRTHILHLPQGRDRAYEREGWYEECRLLKEELENFYGITITDDDLRAAVRRRNRLRAAQLEMFALQANQPAAMSGVDLMSTMFAGTFSFDIEAYTQQLEQKVVKLREAYDAGERPVAADAKRILITGCPVGGVINKIGRTIESNGGVVVCMDDCSGERTAAMMIDPDAPDILRAIADRYLDINCSVMTPNDGRMENTLAMCEKYHVDGVVENVLQACHTFNVESARMQEAVEGAGIPYMKIETDYSNGDMGQIETRIAAFIETL
- a CDS encoding double-cubane-cluster-containing anaerobic reductase, which encodes MAEEFDFHPMWESLGMNLADHDMLLGAVGQMYGDMFLTQNNRPKSTSYLDFVATNIHSGRIKEMLDKKEAGEATKIVGSFCVYVPEEIVLACDGIPVGLCSGADWATDKVEEHLPRNTCPLIKSFAGFKLGEVCPYIESSDLVVGENTCDGKKKAYEFFATQKNMYVMDIPNVHDESTLVTWKAEVKKLAAKIEDECGVKITPERLKAATHAVNEKRRALQRLAATRAADPAPISGLDSLLTVQAAFMDDTPRLTGAINDMAAECEQRVEAGEGVAPKGTKRILYTGTPMAVPNWKLFNLIEKAGGVVVGEESCTGSRYYKDLVDESGETVDEMLDAIAERYFKINCAVFTPNDQRMKDIVQMAKDLHADGIVDVALQFCTLYEMESFAVEKAAEEAGIPFMHITTDYAGEDAGQLQTRIEAFLETI
- a CDS encoding ATP-binding cassette domain-containing protein, which gives rise to MSLVLDIKKRYPGFVLDMQLEAGEERVALLGASGCGKSCTLRCIAGVETPDEGKIVVNGVTFFDSAAGINLSPQERKCALLFQNYQLFPNMTVADNVCAGVKDAGDAAARKKLAERYLGIFGLADFVDRYPARLSGGQQQRVALARMVAAHPGIFMFDEPMSALDAYLKSALEQNMLDLFDVCNRTVLYVSHDIDEACRLCQRICVMHDGHVEEIGSIEDVVRRPQTLAALRLTGCKNTSRARKIGDEEVEALDWGMTFNVGREVPDDVAYLGIRASYFHVDNRAERGRNSYDLHVARVSDSRFERLVLLDVPRVDAPTRLQWKVNKVGVPVDELPQAGETLRMHFDASKIHLVCR
- the selD gene encoding selenide, water dikinase SelD: MADDQIRLTSMTAASGUAAKLAPGALAQVLGDLPNVHNDNLLVGFDTSDDASVFRVGENLGLVQSIDFFPPMVDDPFLFGQIAAANSLSDIYAMGGRPSHAMNLLCIPSCLGVEVAGQILAGGADKCVEAGCSIAGGHTINDDEPKYGLSVSGFVALDRMLANSGAHVGDVLLLTKAIGSGIITTAIKGELIEQDEASRMFDSMRTLNEAPIRLAEGLELHGCTDITGFGLIGHACEMAEGSGVQIELASGAVPLFDQVLDMARLGIIPAGSYRNQDFFGPRVTADEDLEPGMLDALYDPQTSGGLLIAAPAADVDELARRLHAEGRIAAAVGRVCEPVPGGPAVHVVR
- the modB gene encoding molybdate ABC transporter permease subunit; amino-acid sequence: MLNRFRMLVACALTFALCWVPGFAFAGDTEDGAQVAATAHGLSYGIEGFERLARGTARAMEGQPEGYRFPVDEDVDLVVAPAADRVVVWISPKAVEKYGFDPQDNECVSGLKALVCKLDSANCMGGAQLGDVDLPWYVTAETTFDAGGYTYGFDERGADGDRYVVIASASGDAKGGARWLDSAQMVEASSVVLRDEQGPLTSLASFLGDIDYRPLWVSIKTSGLALLISFALGLFAAWKTMGTTSRIKGLLDSVFTIPMVLPPTVCGFLLLMLFGRSTGVGQWLIAHGISVVFTWPAAVISAVVVSFPLVYRTALGAFESLDTQMLDAARTLGWSERRIFTRLMMPLGWPSIAAGTVLAFARAMGEFGCTLFFAGNYAGITQTIPIAIYFEWMGGNTSVALFWVVVVIAFSFLVILFINMYTAHSQKYRERGLSRAERKQAKDLAGQGDSLDPAGGDALRIDREALAELMRDDAALQGGR
- a CDS encoding acyl-CoA dehydratase activase — its product is MIGIGIDIGSTAAKAAVVDGEGSVAWTCVQPTGFSSVDASERLREALAAAGYDLTGDDVRVVATGYGRVAVPYAHKVVTEITCHGTGAVRLFGDHGTVIDVGGQDTKVITIKGGRVAKFAMNDKCAAGTGRFLEIMADRLGITQQQMADLARSGEPTKISSMCTVFAESEVISLIGRGEPRENIARGVIESVVSRVATMAGQAEGAPYYLTGGLCENTYVVERLAALLGSPVTTSPQARFAGAIGAAIRARALN